Proteins encoded by one window of Candidatus Nealsonbacteria bacterium CG07_land_8_20_14_0_80_39_13:
- a CDS encoding histidine--tRNA ligase produces MEKLKFQSPTGMHDILPEDQKYFQKISKTCEEFADFYGFQPITTPILEESGLFEKGTGELTDIIQKEIYSFKTKGGDSLALRPEGTPPVVRAYLEHGMQSLPQPVRLSYFGPFFRHDRPQAGRYRQFHHFGMEAIGEGSALIDAQIVQIFYNILTSLKLKKLVVEVNSIGDGQCRSSYKRALNKYFRLKTSSLCPDCKKRLKDNPLRILDCKNEKCKEAALEAPQTVDYLCENCHSHFKRFLEFLDEIGIPYTLNPRLVRGLDYYTKTVFEIYEESEEGKSQGTLAAGGRYDNLVKLLGGKKDTPACGGAMGVERIINMMKAQGAEMPQPVLPKIFLAQLGELSKRKSLKLLDDFRKAKIKVAESLGRDSLKPQLKIANKIQARYSLILGQKEALAGEIIIRDMDSRVQKIVKLDKAVEEMKEMLKKQQS; encoded by the coding sequence ATGGAAAAATTAAAATTTCAGTCTCCGACCGGAATGCACGACATTCTGCCGGAAGACCAAAAATATTTTCAAAAAATAAGTAAAACCTGTGAAGAGTTCGCTGATTTTTACGGTTTTCAACCGATAACCACTCCCATCCTTGAAGAGAGCGGGCTTTTTGAAAAAGGGACAGGAGAATTAACGGATATTATTCAAAAAGAAATTTATTCTTTCAAAACAAAAGGAGGTGATTCTTTAGCTTTGCGTCCGGAAGGAACTCCGCCTGTCGTGAGGGCTTATCTTGAGCACGGGATGCAAAGCCTTCCTCAACCGGTAAGATTAAGCTATTTCGGGCCATTTTTCCGCCACGACCGGCCTCAAGCCGGAAGATATCGCCAATTTCATCATTTTGGAATGGAGGCGATAGGGGAAGGGAGCGCTTTAATTGACGCTCAAATAGTTCAGATTTTTTATAACATTCTGACTTCTCTTAAATTGAAAAAATTAGTTGTGGAAGTGAATAGCATCGGAGACGGACAATGCCGATCATCTTATAAAAGAGCCTTAAATAAGTATTTCCGCTTGAAAACATCTTCCCTATGCCCTGATTGCAAGAAGAGATTGAAAGATAATCCTTTAAGGATTTTGGACTGCAAGAATGAAAAATGCAAGGAAGCTGCTCTGGAAGCTCCGCAGACGGTTGATTATCTCTGTGAAAATTGCCACAGCCATTTTAAAAGATTTTTGGAATTTCTGGATGAGATCGGCATTCCTTACACATTAAATCCCCGCCTTGTCCGAGGATTGGATTATTACACCAAAACAGTTTTTGAAATTTACGAAGAATCTGAAGAAGGAAAATCTCAAGGCACTTTGGCGGCCGGAGGAAGGTATGATAATTTGGTCAAGCTTTTGGGCGGCAAGAAAGACACTCCTGCCTGCGGAGGGGCGATGGGAGTGGAAAGAATCATCAATATGATGAAGGCGCAGGGAGCGGAAATGCCCCAGCCTGTTTTGCCCAAAATTTTCTTAGCTCAATTGGGAGAATTATCAAAAAGAAAAAGTTTGAAGCTTTTGGACGATTTCAGAAAGGCGAAGATTAAAGTGGCTGAGTCGCTGGGACGCGATTCCTTGAAGCCGCAATTGAAGATAGCCAATAAAATCCAAGCCAGATACTCTCTGATCTTGGGACAAAAGGAAGCTCTGGCTGGAGAAATAATTATCAGGGATATGGATAGCAGGGTTCAGAAAATAGTGAAATTGGATAAGGCGGTTGAGGAGA
- the lepB gene encoding signal peptidase I: MNKYFSFVFEVVKITVIALLIVLPIRYFLFQPFFVNGQSMEPNFSQNDYLIIDEMSYRLGDPERGDIVVFKYPEDPSKRFIKRVIGLPGETVDVSNGQVIINGKDGSKVLDETGYLPYNVFTTGNVKISMREDEYFVMGDNRAVSFDSRSWGILPRKNIIGKVFLRVWPFTSLHEFNTLDYNN; this comes from the coding sequence ATGAATAAGTATTTCTCCTTTGTTTTTGAGGTTGTAAAAATAACCGTTATCGCTCTGCTGATAGTGCTTCCTATCCGCTATTTTTTATTTCAGCCTTTTTTTGTCAACGGCCAGTCAATGGAGCCGAATTTCAGCCAGAATGATTATTTGATTATTGATGAAATGTCTTACCGATTAGGCGATCCGGAAAGGGGAGATATAGTTGTTTTTAAATATCCGGAAGATCCGTCAAAGCGTTTCATCAAGAGGGTTATCGGCTTGCCCGGGGAAACAGTGGACGTCAGCAATGGGCAAGTGATAATCAATGGGAAAGACGGCTCAAAAGTTTTAGACGAAACAGGGTATCTTCCTTATAACGTTTTCACTACGGGGAATGTAAAAATTTCAATGAGGGAAGATGAGTATTTTGTTATGGGAGACAATCGGGCGGTTTCTTTTGATTCAAGGAGTTGGGGAATTCTTCCGAGAAAAAACATCATCGGTAAAGTTTTTTTGAGGGTTTGGCCGTTTACCTCTCTCCATGAATTCAATACTTTGGATTACAATAATTAA
- a CDS encoding aminoacyl-tRNA hydrolase — translation MLLIVGLGNPGEKFKNTRHNIGFKAIDGIVANFSRPLTESRSGGTTFNFQSIFNAQISKGKINGQDIVLAKPQTFMNLSGQSIKKIIKDCPASTPLWRGKMREKLKIENLVVIHDDIDLPLGKIKIVKNRGTGGHKGVESIAKELKTKNFIRIRIGVNQSSKLKMQNEEQQLKTQKIEAFVLGKFDKKEEKIVKEIIKKTISAVEMILSQGLEKTMSEFNQ, via the coding sequence ATGTTATTGATTGTCGGCTTGGGAAATCCGGGCGAAAAATTTAAAAATACGCGCCATAATATCGGCTTTAAGGCAATCGATGGAATCGTCGCTAATTTTTCCCGCCCGTTGACGGAATCCCGTAGCGGCGGGACAACTTTCAATTTTCAATCAATTTTTAATGCTCAAATTTCCAAAGGAAAAATTAATGGACAAGATATCGTTCTCGCTAAACCGCAAACTTTTATGAACCTTTCAGGCCAATCAATAAAGAAAATAATCAAGGATTGTCCCGCCTCAACCCCGCTATGGCGGGGCAAGATGCGGGAGAAATTAAAAATTGAAAATTTGGTTGTCATTCATGATGACATTGACTTACCGCTGGGAAAAATAAAGATTGTCAAAAACAGAGGAACCGGCGGGCATAAAGGAGTTGAGTCAATTGCCAAAGAATTAAAAACAAAGAACTTCATCAGGATAAGAATCGGAGTCAACCAAAGCTCAAAACTAAAAATGCAAAATGAAGAACAACAGCTTAAAACTCAAAAAATAGAAGCATTCGTTCTCGGAAAATTTGATAAAAAAGAAGAAAAGATTGTTAAGGAAATAATCAAGAAAACCATTTCAGCTGTTGAAATGATTTTGAGCCAAGGATTAGAAAAAACCATGTCCGAATTCAACCAATAA
- a CDS encoding DUF3800 domain-containing protein, whose product MGKKREIKFLEINFMLEQQNKKYHFFLDETGDHGLTFIDDNFPIFLLVGCLFEDSEYQKAVANIIALKQEFFNTSQVILHSRDIRKCEGSFQVLFDIDIKKRFYERLNKIISEAKFIIISVAIDKKRHIEKYGKVADNPYSICLSYILERLVFCTDDKNSSPKVSITIEKRGRKEDEQLLAHYNEIIDRGTFHVISTRFEKRIESFSMVTKKDNDNGLQIADLCAYPIARHVLNSEEPYIPFTIIKNKLYCSGAGKIDGYGLEIFS is encoded by the coding sequence ATGGGTAAAAAGCGAGAAATTAAGTTTTTGGAAATAAATTTTATGTTAGAGCAACAAAATAAAAAATACCATTTTTTCTTAGACGAAACTGGTGACCACGGCTTAACTTTTATTGATGATAATTTCCCGATTTTTCTGTTAGTTGGTTGTCTGTTTGAAGATTCAGAATATCAAAAAGCTGTCGCAAATATTATCGCCCTGAAACAAGAATTTTTTAATACCAGTCAAGTTATTTTACATTCAAGAGATATAAGAAAATGCGAAGGATCTTTTCAGGTATTGTTTGATATTGATATCAAGAAGCGTTTTTATGAAAGACTTAACAAGATTATTTCCGAAGCGAAATTTATCATTATTTCTGTTGCGATAGACAAAAAGAGGCATATTGAAAAATACGGAAAAGTCGCAGACAATCCATATTCAATTTGCCTCTCTTATATTTTAGAAAGATTGGTTTTCTGCACTGACGACAAAAACTCATCACCAAAAGTTTCAATTACAATAGAAAAAAGAGGAAGAAAAGAAGACGAGCAATTGCTCGCCCATTATAACGAGATAATTGATCGCGGAACATTTCATGTTATTTCCACCAGATTTGAAAAAAGAATTGAAAGTTTTTCAATGGTTACTAAAAAAGATAACGATAATGGCTTGCAGATAGCCGACTTGTGCGCTTATCCAATCGCTCGTCATGTTTTAAATTCGGAGGAGCCGTATATTCCCTTTACCATTATCAAAAATAAATTATATTGCAGTGGCGCTGGCAAAATTGACGGTTATGGACTTGAAATTTTTTCGTAA